The Gopherus flavomarginatus isolate rGopFla2 chromosome 13 unlocalized genomic scaffold, rGopFla2.mat.asm SUPER_13_unloc_5, whole genome shotgun sequence genome contains the following window.
AAGGAGATGTTTAAATATCCCATTTCAGTCACAGACTTTCACATCAGAGACTACAGCATCGTGAATAAGAGACTATTTATTGTGTCCAAACTGTGAAATGGTTACATTTGTGCACATAAATACAGCCTGagcaaataacttttcctttgAAACACAGGGAAATGGGGCATTATTCAGTTtaaacactgactttttttcctttttcataaGTTTCTAAAATGACCTGTGGAACAAAAACATACGTCTCAAGTTCCACCACACTGAGTCAATGAATTGTTTCCTTTGACAGACCTTTCTTATTATGGAATAAAAGTCAAAGGTCTAGTGACACTGACTGATGGATCATCATCCTCATAAATAATCTAGTATTTGCACCGCAAAATATACATACGCAGTTCTTCAGTCATTCCATCATAGATTTATCATTCTGTCTTTCAAATACAATTTTTTGGTACATGAAACAAAGTTCCTGTTTTTATTGCAAGAACTTCACATTAAAGGACTAAAAAGTATCTAAcactggtccccaaactttttacttcGTGCCACCTCTCATCCCGGTCTGTGCCTCCCTCCTGCCTTCCCCCGCAGCTGGGTCTGGGAGCAAGGCTCCGGCtgagaagggggggaaggcaCGCCGACAGGGTTAAGGGGCCCAAGGCTGGGGCCCACAGCTGGGGATGGTGACGGAGCCTTCCCTGCCCCGCAGCTGTGCCCCCCAGacattcctctgcacccccctgcgGGGGATgtgtcccacagtttggggacctctgttcTAACATCTGATGACAGTGAAAGAGAGACTGTATCCTGAAAAATCAGCCTATCAAATAACTTTAACTTTCCTTCATTAGCTGTTATTTTCATGGCATGAAATGATAAATCACTGCATCATTTGCTCCATTTGAAAGGGCTGCAATAACCTTcataagtgtttttaattatctGCTGTGCAGAATTATCCTCAGCACGTCTGCAAGAGTATTTCCCTCATCCAAACAAGAATGCTACCAGgcgattttatagacttcaaatCATATGTAATCTGGTAAAGAAGGAGTGAAATACTGTTTCATTTCAAGTGAATTACCTAATAATTTTCAGGACCTGTATGTTTACTATTATTATAATGTTAGTGCAGAATAACTGCAGGGTTACACATGCCCTAAAACAAAGTGATTTCTAATTCGAAGAGTTCAGGAACTGCGCTGGTCACAACATCAGCACAAAAAACACTGCAGAGTAGAGGCTTTTGGTCAATAGTTTGGGCAACATTTCCATATTTCTGTTTTAATGCATAGGTGATGATTTTGTTCTGAAGTTACAAACTGAGATGATTTCTTACTATTGCAcattgagacagacagacagcaagaTAGGAGTTCTAATGCAGATTTTTGCCTATTAATCATTACTGACTTGATTCTGCAACATCAAGATTCAAGCCTGCAAGGAATTCTTCACAGCAAGATCTATTTAACAGCTCCATTAGTGATTCATTAGTATCTTTGTTGAAAACAGAGCCAAAGTTTCCATTCACACATGCATCATTTCCATTCACCAGCTGAAAACTACTCATTAAGTCCTGGATCCACCTGAGTTCCTCAGAAAGTTCCTGACTCAGAGATTCATACTGAGACTTTACATCAATGTATTTCCCAATGACACTTGCAAGGCTACAGTCTTGATGTCATCCTGCAGATGTTTCTTCAGGGATTCAATTTTATGGTGCTCATACTTCAGCtgtgaaagcttgtgtctcacattttcattttcttctttgtaCCAAGCTTCTTTTTCATTATATATGGAAACGAGAACATCCATGTCTTCCTGCAGGGAGTCGTGGGACATAGTCAGAGTGCTGAAACCATGTTCCATCAGAGAAATGTCTTCTACCACCCGCTAAAGCGCTCAAGGTTGACATAGGTGTTATTTGGTGGCATACTTGAATGACACTTGATGGTGTACTCTTTCAGAccttttgtcttcagctgactGTTCTCAGCCTTCTTGTTTTCTTGGACTTTTCTTTCTTCTATCAACTGGTAAGTCTTCAGGCAGAAGAACCAGTATTATAGATTGATTATCAAGATTGCAAGATATTGCACAAATTCAACTCTACACAGGAGACAAGAGATGCAAACTGCATTTCCACAATGCTGGGGAGAAGCGTCCTTTCCAGTCATTCTCCTTCATGCATTTGATTAAAATAAAAGGGGTGATGTGACAAGCACTGAGCATTCATTCCCATGGGACAAGTGTAAATAAATGAAAGGGTTGTGAACTATTTGCATGCTACAGTTTGTGCAGTTAAATTCTCAAAACCATCAACattgttggggaaaaaataatcctGAACACACTCCACTCAATGTTTTGTACAATACATAACAAAATGAGAACAATCCAGTGTTTAAACATCTGTATTTGCCATGCTGAGATTGCTAAATGTATTTTCACAAAGAGATTTATCTATGGAGGCAAGCTTTGCTTAGAACAAaacaacacacatgcacacaaatccaaataccaagcaaatccagACAGCTACTAGCTCACTACACCAATGACATTTTGAAGGAGCTGATTTGTTTTCACATTTGGTACGGTCAGCTCTCAACACCCGAAAGCACTACACCAGAGGTATGGTTTGTGTCCATACAAACAGTGATTAGAGATGAAAACAGCACAAATAGTGTTCTAATACAGAATACTGTATGCCcatttatttatattccagtcacCCCTACTTTGGCTTTATTGTAATAACAGAAGTCATGATTAAGGCTTGCAGAAATCCAAGATTTTGGAAGGAATTGAACAGATTTTTACTACTGTTTGTCATGAATCCAAGGATCTCAGAGTGTTTAGTAGAGTTATTTCTCATAACTTACCTGTGAAGAAGGAGAGTATTTTCCCTGCCTTGCTCATGGGTGAAAGTGAGACATGGAGAGGTTAAGATTCACTGTCTGGTTCAAACTGATTTCTGAAAGCCATAACTATGATGAATTCTCTTGCCATTTAGGCACATAGCTTTAGCATGCAAATATAAATTCCCATACAAATTCTGTACTAGTTTATCCCGAAGTAAATGTCCGCCTGTTATAAAAGCACTACCCGTATTCCATCACTATCTTTGGCCTTACCGTTATCAAAGGACGAGTGAGagcttcttgaattgtgagccgTTTCCTGCAATGAAACACACACTTAAATGAGAGCCAAGCTGCTTACCATACCCTTCTCTCAGGGTGTTTATGAACCAACACTTTCATATTGTACCTTGTACCTATAACACTGTCACCAGTAGTGCCAGGATTACTTACAGTGAGGTATAACTTTCATGGCTACTTTACTCTGTAGGGCAGCAGGGTTCAGAACAGTTAGCTTTCTGTCTTCAGTGTTAATACAGTGCTACCCCAGCAGAGCTGGActtcattttcatttacactCAATGAAAATCTCTCCCGCTCTCATTGCTCTGTTAACAAGAGGTGAAACACTGCTAATGTTTCATGATATGTTCTGTCTTACTAGTCTAACATGCCTAATGAGTGAATTCTTCCTGCACACACTTGGTCTGACTTTTTCTCTCTATCTATTGATGAAAGATTAATGTAATCCAAAACATCTTTAATCCATGAGAGATCAAGTCATCCCTGCAACTCTTGCTTCCTGAAAGCAGTATTCCTGGGCAGGATGGTTCAATACTAATCAGAAAATCTAACTTTCTCCTACACCCTAGCAGCACTGTGAACAGTACACTAGCACCTTCAGGCAGGATGGGCATAAACATGGTattgcctttggagctggttaCAGCACAGATTTCAACATGCCTGATATGCCCGGCTTGAAAGGCACTTGCTAAACTTGTGCAAAACATTCACATCAGACTCCAACATGTCCTGGGGTCTGAGGTTCGTAGAAATGTTTCCTGATGTGTTTGGACAGATACTCTAGCTGGCAGCCTTCTCCCAACAGCCCCCACTATCTACCTTTTCCCCCAGATGTCTTTAGAGGGCACCCTACTGACCTGCCTTCCCACACCTTTCTGCAAGTGGCCCCCCACTTTCTTTCCAGGGGACATCCGATGACCACTCCCACTAGTACAAATAGACTCTTCAGAGGGCTCAGCAGCACATAACCTACAAGGATGCCCTTTACTCTCTCTGCCCACACCAACATAGTGCAGAAAGTGTGGCAAGGTAGTCCTGTTGCATCCAGCTCATTCAAAACTTCAGGAGCAGAGATCCCTATCCTATAATCCCTATTGCAGTAGCTAAAGAATCTCTCTTGTTCCCTAATCACCATGAGGAGTGGGAAAGCCCCATATAGCTGCTAGAGAAGTGCCAGGTGCACCTAGCTGATGCACAAGGCTTAATGGAGCAGATTTGACACTAAGACAGCTGAAGAGCAAGGAGTTTGCAGCAATatggcttggggtgtgggagcaaTTACCAACATCTTCTACAGACCTGGGATAAGAGCCATCCTGCCTCAGATGATGGACTTCATGAAGACAGCGAAGGGAAAATGGTGGCTTATAGGTGTGAACAGATAGGGTGTCCCTCTGAAGGTTTGAGACTGATGAACACAATCCTCCAAGTGAACACATAGGAACTGCTTTCCTGACAATCTCTGCATGCCAATCTGCAGGCTTTAGCATGGGATTAATAGATTCctaggccagaaggaaccattgtgatcatctagtctgacctcctgtgtagcacaggccgatagaacttccccaaaataattcctagagcagaactcttagaaaaacattcaccctggattgaaaaattgtcagtgatggagaatccaccaggccCCCTttattgttccaatgattaattactcacaGTTCAaattttctagtctgaatttgtccatgctcagcagctgttttggaaacactgaatataaaaatccactctctcaCATACAGACACACTCACCCACCAAGTGCACATGGCTTGTGAGATGTCATTAGAGGCAATAACAAAAGTTGAAGAATTACCAGACACAAGAACAGCTTCTAAAATCCTATAAACTCCAGTCATTTGCACTTCACAAAAAAACCAAGCCAATCCAACCCTACTGGTGAAAGAAAATGCATGCCAAATTCTGCTACATTGGTGAATTTTGCCACAGGGCATATTTTTAGGGCCTCTGAATACAGACATTTACAAGGGACACAGCAATACACCTGGACTTAATGACTCACTCTGGGACAGCGACCTACTCTGCAATGAAACCTCTGAACTGCTCAGCGTGCTCATTTTTGCCTGGGTGGCATGAAAGGCAGCCAGCCATTTCTGTACATTCACTTACCGCATGTCTTTCACTAGGAGTTTCCGGATAAAGTCTTTTGCCAGATCAATGGTGTGACTGAAGAATTCCTCATCAGATTCGTAATTCACCGCTGTGATGTTGGTGAGAGTTTCCTGCTTTGTTTCTCCAAGGAAAGGGGATGCGCCGCTGAGCCTGAATAGGCCAGACAGGAGGATCATGTTTTGAGTGAGGAAAAATAAAGTTACTTGGACGTGATTCCAAGATTGTGAAATAACAATATTGGAATGTGGGTCTCTCTTTCAGGGCAGCCAAGAAGATTTGGAAAGAAAAGGCCCAAATCTTGGTCGCCATAGATATGGCTACAAGACAGATTCACAAAGCAGCATTAATGTGTTTCCATGTGTGACAGCAAAGACCCTATTCATGGACACCCCCATCCCTGAGACACACTCAGGTTCTTGCCGCCTAGGGTAAGAATAATCCGCACTGGAGGAAAGGTCCAGTTGCTATGAATGTATCAGTGGGTACATGCACAAATACCCACAAGCTATGTCAGGGAATGTCCCCGCATAGTTCTCATCAAAGAAGCCCTGTTCAGTGGCCTCTCTGGAGGTTTTGGGAAAAACTCCTGCCCCGTGCTGTTTTTCTGCCTGCAGTTCACTGGCAAGAATCTATGCACCTAGAATTGGGCCCAAGAGGTCCACATACATAGAGAAAATTAATTGCTCAGATTTTTGTGGCCTTGCTCTGATTTCTGCTCAGATTTCTGCAGCCAGGGGACTTACAGTGTAATAAATTGAACATAAAGAGCTAATTCTGTCAGAGCTCAGCTCCATGCTTAAAAGTGCAAGGATACAATGCAGTCACTATTCTCATAAAACACCATTCAGCAACCTTTGAGATGGAAAGCGCTGTGAGCCTGCCTGGCATCTCTCTCAAATGCAATTGACATCTTTCATCTTAGACTCATATTTACTGCAGTCCCACAAACACCTGGGGTTAAAGCGCTTCCTCTGAGTAGCCGGTTGTGCATACCCAGCAACTTGAGTGTAGCCCTCGAGTACTTGAGGCTATGTAGTTTTGTGTCCGTTTGGTCCAAAAAGAGTCTGGACCCTTCGAAGGGGATGTCCTGGAGCGAATTTTGGACCTTAGGTGGCAGACCTGACTTCTGAAGACACGCCGAGCGCCGCATGACTACACCCGACGCAATTATCCTGGCCGCCACATCTGCCGAATCCAAGGACGCCTTGAGAGAGGTCTTTGCTACTGCCTTACCCTCGTCCACCAGGGCCGTGAACTCCTGCTGGGAACCCTGGGGGAGGTTGTCCTTAAACTTCCCTACTGCTGCCCAGGAGTTGAAATTATGCCTGCTGAGAATGGTCTGTTTGTTAGCAATTCTCAACTGGAGGCCGCCTGACGAATACATCTTCCTGCCGAACAGGCCCAGGTGTTCTGCTTCCTTGGCCTTAGGGGCCAGGGCTTGCTTCCCGTGGCGCTCTCTCTCGTTCACCGCTGAGACTAGCAGGGAACATGGGCTTGGGTGGCAGAACAAGAATGCATAACCCTTTGATGGGGCAAAGTACTTGCACTCCACACCTTTGGCTGTTGGTGCGCTGGAGGCCAAGGTCTGCCATATAGTCATATAGTTCGACTGAATGGTCTTAATGAGCGGGAGCGCTATTCTGGATGGACCTTCTGGGCTCAGAATGTCCACCATGGGGTCCTCTTGCTCATCCGTCCCCTCAGCCTGTAACCCCAAGTTATGGGAAGCCTTATGCAGTAGCTCTTGGTGGGATCTGTGGTCTATTGGCGGAGGCCCTGATACTGCTGTGCCCACCACCGCTTCACCTGGGGATGCCAAGGAAGTCAGTAGCTGCTCAGCTTCTTCCTGCTGGTCTCCCTGGTCCCCCTTCCCTAAGGGAGGGGCTTCTGGCTCGGGCCAGGGCAGACGACCTTGGGGCGGCACCGGACTCGGTGCCAGTCTCTCCAGTCTCTTGCCCAATGAAGATGCAGGTGGTGTGGACACTGTAGTTTCTCGCATGGGAGAGCGTCGGTGCAGGGACCGGGACCACTGCACTGAGTAACTGGCCCTGGAGGGATCCCCTTGCCattggtggtaggcccaaggggTCCAAAAAGGCCAATGTCCTGGCAGCCCCTATTTGGGGTGCCAACCAGCCTGAGGTTCCCTACTGTCCAGTGCGGGTAACTGTATCAGTCTGAGTTGTTGCTGGACTCCAGCGATGCAGAATGCGAGGGCCATGATTGGCTTCTGGCTGATCAGAAGTGGGACTAGTACCAATGCTCTCGGTACCTGGACTGGAACCGGGATTGGTACCGGTGCTCCCGAGACTGGGACCAGGACCGGTGTCCTCGGTGAGCCCCCGGCAAcagccagcccctcttctcttgGTGCTGGCTTCTGGGGGGCTCCAGAAAGCGGTGTGCCCCTTCCACGAATTCTGCGTGTTCACTCACCTCTGGTACCGagacttccctctgagtcaggggTAAATGGGAGTCCACGGACTCAGAGCTTGACCGGGACCAACGCCAGTAGTGATGAGGTCCTTCCCCGC
Protein-coding sequences here:
- the LOC127041850 gene encoding uncharacterized protein LOC127041850, which translates into the protein MRETTVSTPPASSLGKRLERLAPSPVPPQGRLPWPEPEAPPLGKGDQGDQQEEAEQLLTSLASPGEAVVGTAVSGPPPIDHRSHQELLHKASHNLGLQAEGTDEQEDPMVDILSPEGPSRIALPLIKTIQSNYMTIWQTLASSAPTAKGVECKYFAPSKGYAFLFCHPSPCSLLVSAVNERERHGKQALAPKAKEAEHLGLFGRKMYSSGGLQLRIANKQTILSRHNFNSWAAVGKFKDNLPQGSQQEFTALVDEGKAVAKTSLKASLDSADVAARIIASGVVMRRSACLQKSGLPPKVQNSLQDIPFEGSRLFLDQTDTKLHSLKYSRATLKLLGMHNRLLRGSALTPGVCGTAVNMSLR